A window of Rhabdothermincola salaria contains these coding sequences:
- a CDS encoding ATP-grasp domain-containing protein: MAEKDPTKGYVALLGWSLSAIDAAENFDRRYVVVAPEWAREFAEANDIPFLAWDFERLNDRSMEVATTLKDMGVDVTIPLFEETVEWAGAINAVLFGSPRLHGQAVLFRDKALMKRRAQLGGIRVGIFEEAHDHGDVVRFLKRVNQTLLKLDGDPNDPVHLKAFDKAGCLGHRVIRTPDEVDLIPDIDFPLLMESHLDGWEFAVEAWIHDGKIRFLNISEYVTLGYSVFVPASPELEAWRERVTEEIEKLIKTFEIDFGLIHPEYFVTSDGTMYFGEVAFRPPGFKVLELLERVYGFNGYQALIMCFDPTTTEEEVAAFFPREVVDADGFAGCFGVYPRQRVVSQLDLPEETVQHPYFESHELVSPLESKVTKRTAFGTHWGLVYFTGDDPIVMRELLKHQEDLDFYV, translated from the coding sequence ATGGCTGAGAAGGACCCCACCAAGGGCTACGTGGCGTTGTTGGGCTGGTCCCTGAGCGCCATCGACGCCGCCGAGAACTTCGACCGTCGCTATGTGGTGGTGGCCCCCGAGTGGGCCCGTGAGTTCGCCGAGGCCAACGACATCCCGTTCCTGGCGTGGGACTTCGAGCGGCTCAACGACCGTTCCATGGAGGTCGCCACCACGCTGAAGGACATGGGCGTGGACGTGACGATCCCCCTGTTCGAGGAGACCGTCGAGTGGGCCGGCGCCATCAACGCCGTGCTGTTCGGCAGCCCGCGACTGCACGGTCAGGCGGTGCTGTTCCGGGACAAGGCCCTGATGAAGCGAAGGGCGCAGCTCGGCGGCATCCGGGTCGGCATCTTCGAAGAGGCCCACGATCACGGCGACGTGGTCCGCTTCCTCAAGCGGGTGAACCAGACGCTGCTCAAACTCGACGGCGACCCCAACGACCCCGTGCACCTCAAGGCCTTCGACAAGGCGGGCTGCCTGGGTCACCGGGTGATCCGCACCCCCGACGAGGTCGACCTCATCCCCGACATCGACTTCCCGCTGCTGATGGAGAGCCACCTCGACGGGTGGGAGTTCGCGGTCGAGGCCTGGATCCACGACGGCAAGATCCGCTTCCTGAACATCTCGGAGTACGTCACGTTGGGCTACTCGGTGTTCGTGCCCGCCTCCCCGGAGCTGGAAGCCTGGCGGGAGCGCGTCACCGAGGAGATCGAGAAGCTCATCAAGACCTTCGAGATCGACTTCGGGCTGATCCACCCGGAGTACTTCGTCACCAGCGACGGGACGATGTACTTCGGGGAGGTGGCCTTCCGGCCGCCGGGGTTCAAGGTGCTCGAGCTGCTCGAGCGCGTCTACGGTTTCAACGGCTACCAGGCCCTCATCATGTGCTTCGACCCCACGACCACCGAAGAAGAGGTCGCCGCCTTCTTCCCACGGGAGGTGGTCGACGCCGACGGCTTCGCCGGGTGCTTCGGCGTGTACCCGCGCCAACGAGTGGTCAGCCAGCTCGATCTCCCCGAAGAGACGGTGCAGCACCCCTACTTCGAGTCCCACGAGTTGGTCTCGCCGCTCGAGTCCAAGGTGACCAAGCGCACCGCGTTCGGCACCCACTGGGGCCTCGTCTACTTCACCGGGGACGACCCGATCGTGATGCGAGAGCTGCTGAAGCACCAGGAGGATCTCGACTTCTATGTCTGA
- a CDS encoding S1 family peptidase: protein MLHPLSSDRWPAVVAVALAFSLAVVGMTAPGSARADGADTPAGLSPQIAHGEPVPSADAYPWIVSPLFAEVDQPDPVLGQFCAGSLIAPGWVLTAAHCMDFLSGPEQFEIVVGQPDLELMTSADRQAVASIVIHPDWDRATGPNHDIALVQLADPSRNASVPTLALVAAGTRLELGTPARVLGWGVTETLSSPTFLRQGDVAVAAGPDSPTCRSLPTLDQPDEDGFFYLPETMVCAFGESPLGPGTWVNACGGDSGGPLVVRQGGEWALAGIASWNEVPCGWIDYPEVYTRVSSHLDWIAIHVPELFEDPDAPVDPPIPPIPPIEPIEPIEPPVQTVSSKPAEPSPALAEVTPRFTG from the coding sequence GTGCTCCATCCCCTGAGCAGCGACCGGTGGCCTGCCGTCGTGGCCGTCGCTCTGGCCTTCTCGCTGGCTGTGGTGGGGATGACGGCACCGGGTTCGGCCCGCGCCGACGGCGCCGACACCCCTGCAGGCCTGTCACCGCAGATCGCGCACGGCGAACCGGTGCCCTCGGCCGACGCCTACCCCTGGATCGTCAGCCCGCTCTTCGCCGAGGTCGACCAACCCGACCCCGTGCTGGGACAGTTCTGCGCCGGGTCGCTCATCGCCCCCGGGTGGGTGCTGACCGCCGCCCACTGCATGGACTTCCTCTCCGGCCCGGAACAGTTCGAGATCGTGGTCGGCCAACCCGACCTGGAGCTCATGACCTCTGCGGATCGTCAGGCCGTCGCCTCGATCGTCATCCACCCTGACTGGGACCGGGCGACGGGCCCCAACCACGACATCGCCCTGGTGCAGCTGGCCGACCCGTCGCGGAACGCCTCGGTACCGACGCTGGCGCTGGTGGCGGCCGGCACCCGGCTCGAGCTGGGCACCCCGGCTCGGGTGCTCGGATGGGGCGTGACCGAGACGTTGTCATCCCCGACCTTCCTGCGCCAGGGCGACGTGGCGGTGGCGGCCGGACCCGACTCCCCCACCTGCCGGTCCCTTCCCACCCTCGACCAGCCCGACGAGGACGGCTTCTTCTACCTGCCCGAGACCATGGTGTGCGCGTTCGGTGAGTCTCCACTGGGTCCCGGGACCTGGGTCAATGCCTGCGGTGGTGACAGCGGGGGGCCGCTGGTGGTCCGCCAGGGCGGTGAGTGGGCCCTGGCCGGCATCGCCAGCTGGAACGAGGTTCCCTGTGGGTGGATCGACTATCCCGAGGTGTACACCCGGGTGAGCAGCCACCTCGACTGGATCGCCATCCACGTCCCAGAGCTGTTCGAGGATCCCGACGCGCCGGTCGACCCGCCGATCCCACCGATCCCGCCGATCGAGCCCATCGAGCCCATCGAGCCGCCGGTCCAGACCGTCTCGTCGAAGCCTGCCGAGCCGTCCCCGGCCCTCGCCGAGGTCACTCCCCGCTTCACCGGCTGA
- a CDS encoding DUF4190 domain-containing protein: MSDQNLGTPAGQTKTNSKATWSLVLGILSITICGLIAGILAIIIGKQAQREIIASGGLQGGEVRAKWGIILGWISIAIAVLAGIIAAIAYAGN; this comes from the coding sequence TTGAGCGACCAGAACCTCGGCACACCGGCGGGCCAGACGAAGACCAACAGCAAGGCGACCTGGTCGCTGGTGCTGGGCATCCTCAGCATCACCATCTGCGGGCTCATCGCCGGCATCCTGGCGATCATCATCGGCAAGCAGGCACAGCGCGAGATCATCGCCTCGGGAGGCCTCCAAGGCGGCGAGGTCCGCGCCAAGTGGGGGATCATCCTCGGCTGGATCTCGATCGCGATCGCCGTGCTCGCCGGGATCATCGCCGCCATCGCCTACGCCGGCAACTAG
- a CDS encoding 50S ribosomal protein L11 methyltransferase gives MPHLPGSPVWQRDSAHATVLDYHLSMLHDAERMDAFRRAIDASVQPGDVVVDIGCGSGVLSFMACEAGARKVYAIEGGPVIELARELAVDNGFADRIEFLDGWSIKVGLPEPADVLISETIGNAGFDEGIVAWTFDARQRLLRPGALLVPQRLRMWVAAVESFDDHSLVSDWWETALPYDYTAAHRRAARMLWFADLTPGNLLGQPELAADVDLRTASDEAITSAGRLGVDRDGTLHGLACWFDSLLCPGVTVDNTPPRTESSWSHGFLPLPEGRAVSAGDELTWELSVSPDGEDWTWRVDPVER, from the coding sequence ATGCCGCACCTGCCCGGAAGCCCTGTCTGGCAACGCGACAGCGCCCATGCCACCGTGCTCGACTACCACCTGAGCATGCTGCACGACGCCGAACGGATGGACGCCTTCCGGCGGGCCATCGATGCCTCGGTGCAGCCCGGCGACGTGGTGGTCGACATCGGCTGCGGGAGCGGCGTGCTGTCGTTCATGGCGTGCGAGGCGGGCGCCCGGAAGGTCTACGCCATCGAAGGGGGACCGGTCATCGAGCTCGCCCGGGAGCTGGCCGTCGACAACGGCTTCGCCGATCGGATCGAGTTCCTCGACGGCTGGTCGATCAAGGTCGGCCTCCCGGAACCGGCGGACGTGCTCATCTCCGAGACGATCGGCAACGCGGGGTTCGACGAAGGGATCGTGGCCTGGACCTTCGATGCCCGGCAGCGGCTGCTCCGCCCCGGTGCGCTGCTCGTGCCTCAGCGGCTGCGCATGTGGGTCGCGGCCGTCGAGTCGTTCGACGACCACTCGCTGGTGTCGGATTGGTGGGAGACCGCGCTCCCCTACGACTACACGGCGGCCCACCGGCGGGCGGCGCGGATGCTGTGGTTCGCGGACCTCACGCCGGGCAACCTGCTCGGCCAACCCGAGCTGGCCGCAGACGTCGACCTGAGGACCGCGTCCGACGAGGCCATCACCTCCGCGGGCCGGCTGGGGGTGGACCGCGACGGCACGCTCCACGGTCTGGCGTGCTGGTTCGACTCGCTGCTGTGCCCCGGCGTCACCGTCGACAACACGCCACCGCGGACGGAGTCGAGCTGGTCCCACGGGTTCCTCCCCCTCCCCGAGGGGCGGGCCGTGTCGGCGGGCGACGAGCTGACCTGGGAGCTGTCGGTCTCGCCCGACGGCGAGGACTGGACCTGGCGGGTCGATCCCGTCGAGCGCTGA
- a CDS encoding zinc-binding dehydrogenase: MTGELKADAWVATALGDPTKVLERQQVEVRPPGPNEVRVQVSTFCVNFNDTDIVRGRWSIVPLQPPFTPGMEAMGVVESAGPGAEHLVGRRIVGIPAGAHGGFAEWAVVDATSAMLIPDWMDDVDGAALHYPFHLSWFALFERARLQPGETVLVHAGAGGVGSAAIQLAKHRGAKVIATAGSPEKLDLCRELGADEVVNYRDGGFAQAVMDATYQTGVDVALDSVGGAVTTETFGSMGMNGRHLIVGYASDITNDGQPLPVQPAIYGNFSLCGVCLAYAPDPLATRLSTGLNWPSRSEGLESHRRIIELLRTGEVRTVVTSTVGFDDLPEAMERQERRETMGRTVVRLH, translated from the coding sequence ATGACGGGGGAACTGAAGGCTGATGCTTGGGTCGCGACGGCGTTGGGGGATCCGACGAAGGTCCTCGAACGCCAACAGGTGGAGGTTCGCCCACCCGGTCCCAACGAGGTGCGCGTCCAGGTCTCGACCTTCTGCGTCAACTTCAACGACACCGACATCGTTCGGGGACGATGGTCCATCGTCCCCCTCCAGCCGCCCTTCACCCCGGGCATGGAGGCCATGGGCGTCGTCGAGAGCGCCGGGCCCGGCGCCGAACACCTCGTCGGGCGGCGCATCGTCGGCATCCCGGCCGGCGCCCACGGCGGGTTCGCCGAGTGGGCGGTCGTCGACGCCACCAGCGCCATGCTGATCCCGGACTGGATGGACGACGTCGACGGCGCCGCCCTCCACTACCCGTTCCACCTGAGCTGGTTCGCCCTGTTCGAGCGGGCACGGCTGCAGCCAGGAGAGACGGTGCTGGTGCACGCCGGTGCGGGTGGCGTGGGCTCCGCCGCCATCCAGCTGGCCAAGCACCGCGGGGCCAAGGTCATCGCCACGGCCGGGTCCCCCGAGAAGCTCGACCTGTGCCGGGAGCTCGGCGCCGACGAGGTCGTGAACTATCGAGACGGCGGGTTCGCCCAGGCCGTGATGGACGCCACCTACCAGACCGGCGTCGACGTCGCCCTCGACTCGGTGGGCGGGGCCGTCACCACCGAGACCTTCGGGTCCATGGGGATGAACGGTCGCCACCTGATCGTCGGCTACGCGTCCGACATCACCAACGACGGTCAGCCACTTCCCGTGCAACCGGCGATCTACGGCAACTTCTCGCTGTGCGGGGTGTGCCTCGCCTACGCCCCCGACCCGCTCGCCACCCGACTCAGCACCGGGCTCAACTGGCCGTCACGCTCCGAGGGTCTGGAATCCCATCGGCGCATCATCGAGCTCCTGCGCACAGGCGAGGTGCGTACGGTGGTCACCTCGACGGTCGGCTTCGACGACCTCCCGGAGGCGATGGAACGCCAGGAACGACGCGAGACCATGGGCCGTACCGTCGTGCGGCTGCACTGA
- a CDS encoding DUF6036 family nucleotidyltransferase yields MAVTLGRDDIISALDELVDALAESGARSQIHLIGGAAITIAYSRAVTTTDVDAFYGGDVAVCEAVKDIAARRGWPENWLNDRANQFRSHFEQPDDWMELTVNDGVVVRVASARLLLAMKLLAARGRRDSDDIDVLLDACGITSLDEALEIYERYYPEEDLKPRARRQLERRLG; encoded by the coding sequence ATGGCCGTCACCCTCGGCCGTGACGACATCATCTCGGCGCTGGACGAGCTCGTCGATGCCCTCGCCGAGTCCGGCGCACGCAGCCAGATCCATCTCATCGGCGGTGCAGCCATCACCATCGCGTACAGCCGGGCAGTCACCACCACCGATGTCGACGCGTTCTACGGGGGCGACGTGGCGGTCTGCGAAGCCGTCAAGGACATCGCCGCTCGCCGCGGATGGCCCGAGAACTGGCTCAACGACCGGGCGAACCAGTTCCGGTCCCATTTCGAGCAGCCTGACGACTGGATGGAGCTGACGGTCAACGACGGCGTGGTCGTGCGGGTCGCGAGCGCACGACTCCTGCTCGCCATGAAGCTCCTCGCCGCCCGGGGACGTCGCGACTCCGATGACATCGACGTCCTCCTCGACGCGTGCGGCATCACGAGCCTGGACGAAGCCCTGGAGATCTACGAGCGGTACTACCCGGAAGAGGACCTCAAGCCTCGAGCCAGGCGGCAACTCGAGCGTCGACTGGGGTGA
- a CDS encoding acyl-CoA thioesterase gives MSVAVLDAMVRALTLEPIGEDRFAAPGEPGRFDRAFGGQLVAQAVAAAGATVAGKVPQSIHASFVAAGSPGAAVELVVDRVRDGRSFATRRVSVLEDGRELLAALVSFHDTPPGVDVAAPPPPADPPETLPSLEDWARRAPAEHQAMTSRWVEVPPAVEMRMAEPPTFFGGPVGQGPRSHWMRLARPVDDAVLDAALLAYASDYFLLDMAYRSHPDGPGVAALTGVSLDHAVWFHRPVRFERWHLYTQSIVTISGQRALVQGSVHDPDGRLVATVAQEALVRPHR, from the coding sequence GTGAGCGTCGCCGTCCTCGATGCCATGGTGCGGGCGCTCACGCTCGAACCGATCGGCGAGGACCGCTTCGCGGCGCCCGGAGAGCCGGGCCGCTTCGACCGGGCCTTCGGCGGCCAGCTGGTGGCCCAGGCGGTGGCCGCCGCCGGCGCCACCGTCGCGGGGAAGGTGCCCCAGTCCATCCACGCCTCGTTCGTGGCCGCCGGATCACCCGGTGCAGCGGTCGAGCTGGTGGTCGACCGGGTGCGGGACGGCCGTTCGTTCGCCACCCGTCGGGTGTCGGTGCTCGAGGACGGCCGGGAGCTGCTGGCCGCCCTCGTCTCGTTCCACGACACCCCACCCGGGGTCGACGTGGCCGCCCCTCCCCCGCCGGCCGACCCACCCGAGACGCTGCCCTCGCTCGAGGACTGGGCGCGCCGCGCTCCCGCCGAGCACCAGGCGATGACGTCGCGCTGGGTGGAGGTGCCCCCCGCGGTGGAGATGCGCATGGCGGAGCCACCCACGTTCTTCGGTGGCCCGGTGGGCCAGGGGCCCCGTTCCCACTGGATGCGCCTGGCCCGCCCGGTCGACGACGCCGTGCTCGACGCGGCGCTCCTCGCCTACGCCAGCGACTACTTCCTGCTCGACATGGCCTACCGGTCGCACCCCGACGGTCCCGGGGTGGCCGCCCTCACCGGGGTGAGCCTCGACCACGCCGTCTGGTTCCATCGGCCGGTGCGGTTCGAGCGGTGGCACCTGTACACCCAGTCGATCGTCACCATCTCCGGTCAGCGGGCTCTCGTGCAGGGCTCGGTGCACGATCCCGACGGCCGCCTGGTCGCCACCGTGGCCCAGGAGGCCCTGGTGCGTCCCCACCGCTGA
- a CDS encoding helix-turn-helix domain-containing protein has protein sequence MTLASALLKQARISAGASCRGLARRAQVAPARISEIEHAKHDPGVGTLEHTLGAIGWQLAALPTRAPTAAAVALAISDGAAPGHPAGDSDAAFRALLALSDGLASVDAATRIALCVAPPPPTGDQRIDAAIAAIVEYHLEGAGVLPEWVDGPGRVLTEAWIPDPYAGPDIVDEAPQAFRRHGVLLAEAELASV, from the coding sequence ATGACGCTTGCAAGCGCACTACTCAAGCAGGCGCGCATCTCAGCGGGTGCGTCCTGTCGTGGCCTTGCCCGTCGGGCGCAGGTTGCTCCCGCTCGCATCTCCGAGATCGAGCACGCCAAGCATGACCCCGGCGTCGGTACCCTTGAGCACACGCTCGGTGCGATCGGTTGGCAACTGGCCGCTCTACCCACCCGGGCCCCCACCGCCGCCGCAGTCGCCCTCGCCATCTCGGACGGGGCTGCTCCTGGCCACCCGGCCGGCGACTCGGACGCCGCGTTCCGGGCGCTCCTCGCGCTGTCCGACGGCCTCGCATCGGTCGACGCTGCCACCCGGATCGCCCTGTGCGTGGCGCCCCCTCCGCCCACGGGTGACCAGCGCATCGACGCGGCCATCGCCGCCATCGTCGAGTACCACCTCGAGGGCGCAGGAGTCCTCCCCGAGTGGGTGGACGGCCCCGGCCGCGTGCTCACCGAAGCTTGGATCCCCGACCCCTACGCCGGGCCGGACATCGTCGACGAGGCCCCCCAGGCGTTCCGTCGCCACGGTGTGCTGCTGGCCGAAGCCGAGCTCGCCAGCGTCTGA
- a CDS encoding phosphatase PAP2 family protein, which yields MADPSSDSVSLSPQRDGVVDDSGSVDPVSPPSDGDERRLTARWRAILLLAFGLLCAVALAGLYLGAVRTRPGQRVDEAAIVGRGGGQLIQLTSTRALDTISLSSLAVAAAVLLVFAVTRRRPRLALGVAVMIAGANVTTQVLKTELLSRPDLLDRPGAATVPSFPSGHATVAVSLALALVLVVPARLRVMAGLIGMGYAVAVGAATLTAGWHRPSDVIAAYLVATVWVTAVLAGLLAWRGIGTSPMPEIFGRTLSSWRLLVLGVALVAAAGLVTGTVVVVLDGRDLDAGQLGPSYVGAVAAIAGVAIVILSVLLWILRGARIDPPRDQTDERVVPFPEAWGLPESDAR from the coding sequence ATGGCCGACCCGTCGAGCGACTCCGTGTCGCTGTCACCGCAACGGGACGGCGTGGTGGACGACTCGGGTTCGGTCGATCCCGTCTCTCCGCCCTCGGATGGCGACGAGCGGCGGCTGACGGCCCGATGGCGGGCGATCCTGCTCCTCGCGTTCGGGCTGCTCTGTGCCGTGGCGTTGGCCGGCCTCTACCTCGGTGCGGTCCGGACCCGCCCCGGTCAACGGGTGGACGAGGCCGCCATCGTCGGGCGAGGTGGCGGCCAGCTCATCCAGCTGACCTCGACGAGGGCGCTCGACACGATCAGCCTCTCCTCCCTCGCAGTGGCCGCCGCGGTGCTGCTGGTGTTCGCCGTGACCCGGCGGCGGCCTCGGTTGGCGCTCGGGGTCGCCGTGATGATCGCGGGGGCGAACGTCACGACGCAGGTGCTGAAGACGGAGCTGTTGAGTCGGCCGGACCTGTTGGACCGGCCGGGGGCGGCCACCGTGCCGAGCTTCCCCAGCGGTCACGCGACCGTGGCCGTCTCACTCGCGCTGGCGCTGGTACTGGTGGTGCCGGCGCGCCTCAGGGTCATGGCCGGCCTGATCGGGATGGGCTATGCCGTGGCCGTCGGGGCGGCGACGCTCACGGCGGGATGGCATCGCCCCAGCGACGTCATCGCCGCCTATCTGGTCGCCACGGTGTGGGTGACGGCAGTGCTGGCCGGGCTCCTCGCGTGGCGCGGGATCGGAACCTCCCCCATGCCCGAGATCTTCGGTCGAACCCTCTCGAGCTGGCGTCTGCTCGTGCTCGGGGTCGCGCTCGTCGCCGCCGCCGGCCTCGTGACGGGCACCGTGGTCGTCGTGCTCGACGGCCGTGACCTGGATGCTGGGCAGCTCGGACCCTCCTACGTGGGCGCCGTCGCGGCCATCGCCGGTGTCGCCATCGTGATCCTCAGCGTCCTGCTGTGGATCCTGCGCGGGGCGCGCATCGACCCACCGCGCGATCAGACCGACGAGCGCGTCGTGCCGTTCCCCGAGGCGTGGGGCCTGCCCGAGAGCGACGCTCGCTGA
- a CDS encoding PPK2 family polyphosphate kinase, with protein MPDPRQIHQEFRARPADGTVNLAGYDAGSTPLVDSKSTAKDQLKSELRDRLFHAHELLFASETRQVLLVLQGLDCSGKNGTIKHVITAVNPVGVRTASFTKPTDEELEHDFLWRHRRALPERGRLGVFDRSHYEDVIVPMATRSLQPDEIAGRIADINAFERELADDGTVVVKCMLHISFDEQRERFLRRLRRDDKRWKFSPTDMDTRRQWNEFQAAYGDAIGQTCTDHAPWFIIPSDHKWYRNWAIASLLVETLESMGLAYPDPDLDLDDLRARLQPPN; from the coding sequence ATGCCCGACCCACGCCAGATCCACCAGGAGTTCCGCGCCCGCCCCGCCGACGGGACCGTCAACCTCGCCGGCTACGACGCCGGCTCGACGCCTCTCGTCGACTCCAAGTCGACGGCGAAGGACCAGCTGAAGTCAGAGCTTCGCGATCGGCTCTTCCACGCCCACGAGCTGCTGTTCGCATCCGAGACCCGGCAGGTGCTCCTGGTCCTCCAGGGGTTGGACTGCTCGGGGAAGAACGGGACGATCAAGCACGTGATCACCGCAGTCAACCCGGTCGGAGTGCGGACCGCATCGTTCACGAAGCCGACGGACGAAGAGCTCGAGCACGACTTCCTCTGGCGGCACCGGCGCGCCCTGCCCGAGCGCGGTCGGCTCGGCGTGTTCGATCGGTCCCACTACGAGGACGTGATCGTCCCCATGGCCACGAGGTCGCTCCAACCCGACGAGATCGCCGGGCGGATCGCCGACATCAACGCCTTCGAACGCGAGCTCGCCGACGACGGCACCGTGGTGGTGAAGTGCATGCTGCACATCTCCTTCGACGAGCAACGCGAACGGTTCTTGCGGCGCCTCCGGCGCGACGACAAGCGGTGGAAGTTCTCGCCCACGGACATGGACACCCGCCGTCAGTGGAACGAGTTCCAGGCGGCCTACGGCGATGCCATCGGCCAGACGTGCACCGATCACGCGCCCTGGTTCATCATCCCCTCGGACCACAAGTGGTACCGCAACTGGGCCATCGCCTCGCTGCTGGTCGAGACCCTCGAGTCGATGGGGCTCGCCTACCCGGATCCTGACCTCGACCTCGACGACCTGCGAGCCAGGCTCCAGCCGCCCAACTGA
- a CDS encoding LLM class F420-dependent oxidoreductase, which produces MRFSWGYPFTTCPPIEEFLTAQALMELAASAEAAGFGAVYVTEHPAPAERWRQTGGHDALDPFVALSFAAAATSQLQLLTNLTVVPYRNPFMLAKAVATLDRVSDGRVILGMGTGYLKGEYHALGVDFDERNALFDEAVDVMRMAWTGEPVTYEGLHFSARDITSQPTPARQPHPPLWLGGNSKLTRRRVAEWGQGWMPLPNPAELAARRRSPPLETTEQLRDMLAYLHDHAASVGRTAPVDVMYMCFEGGAPGTPDWNPQQHLEALHELAEAGVTWIAGNASGRTRAEVIDNLTRYGEEIIAALAPAP; this is translated from the coding sequence ATGAGGTTCTCGTGGGGCTACCCGTTCACGACCTGTCCGCCCATCGAGGAGTTCTTGACGGCGCAGGCCCTGATGGAGCTCGCCGCGTCCGCCGAGGCGGCCGGCTTCGGCGCCGTCTACGTCACCGAGCACCCTGCGCCGGCCGAACGCTGGCGTCAGACCGGCGGCCACGACGCCCTCGACCCGTTCGTCGCCCTGTCGTTCGCGGCGGCGGCCACCTCGCAGCTGCAGCTGCTGACGAACCTCACCGTCGTGCCGTACCGCAACCCCTTCATGCTGGCCAAGGCGGTGGCCACCCTCGACAGGGTCTCGGACGGGCGCGTGATCCTGGGCATGGGAACCGGCTACCTCAAGGGTGAGTACCACGCGTTGGGGGTCGACTTCGACGAACGCAACGCACTGTTCGACGAAGCGGTGGACGTGATGCGCATGGCGTGGACCGGCGAGCCCGTCACGTACGAGGGTCTGCACTTCTCCGCCCGCGACATCACCTCGCAGCCCACCCCGGCCCGCCAGCCCCACCCGCCCCTGTGGCTGGGCGGCAACTCCAAGCTCACCCGTCGCCGCGTCGCCGAGTGGGGCCAGGGGTGGATGCCGTTGCCGAACCCGGCCGAGCTGGCGGCGCGACGCCGGTCGCCGCCGCTCGAGACCACCGAGCAGCTGCGCGACATGCTGGCGTACCTCCACGACCACGCCGCCTCCGTCGGGCGGACCGCGCCGGTCGACGTGATGTACATGTGCTTCGAGGGCGGGGCCCCCGGGACGCCGGACTGGAACCCGCAGCAGCATCTCGAGGCGCTGCACGAGCTGGCCGAGGCCGGCGTGACGTGGATCGCGGGCAACGCGTCGGGACGCACCCGCGCCGAGGTCATCGACAACCTCACCCGCTACGGCGAGGAGATCATCGCCGCCCTCGCCCCGGCACCGTGA